A single region of the Lates calcarifer isolate ASB-BC8 linkage group LG3, TLL_Latcal_v3, whole genome shotgun sequence genome encodes:
- the LOC108899011 gene encoding lysine-specific histone demethylase 2, whose product MLSDADYSGNASGARRAKKRSSGESPGDGQTLRSSGRQINVRVKRTNNPPPGQSKRKATDTEEEDDQSEKKYRKCEKAGCSATYPVCFASASERCAKNGYTSRWYHLSCGEHFCNECFDHYYRSHKDGYEIFASWKKVWTSNGKSEPSLKAFMADQQLPFWVQCTKPDCRKWRQLTKEIQLTASLAATYRCGMKFNNIKSEGPDQCSQPEDLRVAEVTDSWWHSMLILPPLFKESPASPFLAAYYPDCVGMSPSGSTCNMSLSELRADHCRAVQPQIPGLCPYFQPFYQPNECGKALCVRPDMMELDELYEFPEFSRDPTMYLALRNLILASWHKNCKEMLTSQKCALHIIVRGLVRVRCVQEMDRVLNFMTRKGLINTGVLAVKRPLLPERYHSKNVIVIGAGASGLAAARQLQNFGTQVVVLEARERIGGRVWDDASLGVTVGRGAQIVNGCVNNPIALMCEQMGIKMHKLGERCDLFQEGGQVTDPAIDKRMDFHFNAILDVVSEWRKDKSQNQDTPLGEKVQEVKKNFLQESGIQFSELEEKVLQFHLSNLEYACGSTLDQVSARSWDHNEFFAQFSGDHTLLTKGYSVLLHKLAEGLDIRTKCPVQAIDYSGDVVKVISSNGSQWTAQKVLVTVPLTLLQKNVIQFNPPLPERKLKAIHSLGVGIIEKIALQFPYRFWDNKIQGADYFGHIPPSPDKRGMFSVFYDMDPQGKQAVLMSVITGDAVPAVRDMEDKEVVDECVKVLRELFKEQEVPEPLNYFVTRWSKDMWSQMSYSFVKTGGSGEAYDILAEDVQGKVFFAGEATNRHFPQTVTGAYLSGVREASKMAAM is encoded by the exons ATGCTGTCGGACGCAG ACTACTCTGGTAATGCCTCTGGTGCTCGGCGAGCCAAGAAGAGGAGCTCCGGGGAGTCACCGGGGGACGGCCAGACCCTGCGCTCCTCTGGAAGACAGATCAACGTCCGGGTGAAACGCACCAACAACCCGCCACCTGGACAG AGCAAAAGAAAAGCCACAGACACGGAGGAGGAAGACGATCAGTCCGAGAAGAAGTACAGAAAGTGTGAGAAGGCTGGATGCTCTGCCACGTACCCTGTTTGTTTTGCAAGTGCATCTGAAAG gTGTGCTAAAAATGGGTACACATCGCGCTGGTATCACCTGTCATGTGGGGAACATTTTTGCAACGAATGTTTCGATCACTACTACAGAAG TCATAAAGATGGTTATGAGATCTTTGCGTCATGGAAGAAGGTGTGGACCAGTAACGGGAAGAGTGAACCCAGTCTTAAAGCTTTCATGGCTGATCAGCAGCTGCCATTCTGG GTTCAATGCACCAAACCCGACTGTAGGAAGTGGCGTCAGCTGACCAAGGAGATCCAACTCACTGCTTCCCTAGCAGCAACATATCGCTGTGGAATGAAATTCAACAACATTAAA AGTGAGGGACCGGACCAGTGCTCCCAACCGGAGGACTTG AGAGTGGCCGAGGTGACAGACAGCTGGTGGCATTCAATGCTGATTTTGCCGCCACTCTTTAAAGAGAGTCCAGCCAGCCCTTTCCTCGCTGCCTACTACCCCGACTGTGTGGGAATGAGTCCATCAGGTTCAACCTGCAACATGTCTCTGTCTGAGCTGAGGGCAGATCACTGCAGAGCTGTACAGCCACAAA TTCCAGGTCTGTGTCCATACTTCCAGCCTTTCTATCAGCCTAATGAGTGCGGCAAGGCTTTATGTGTGCGGCCGGATATGATGGAGCTGGATGAGCTTTACGAGTTTCCTGAATTTTCCCGCGATCCCACCATGTATTTGGCTCTGCGTAACCTTATTCTGGCCTCCTGGCACAAAAACTGCAAG GAGATGTTGACTTCTCAAAAATGTGCGCTGCACATCATTGTCCGGGGGTTGGTGCGTGTACGCTGCGTGCAGGAGATGGACCGGGTTCTCAACTTTATGACCAGAAAGGGTCTGATCAACACAGGTGTGCTGGCAGTCAAACGGCCCCTCCTCCCTGAAAGATATCACTCT AAGAACGTTATCGTCATCGGTGCCGGGGCTTCAGGGCTGGCTGCTGCACGGCAGCTGCAAAACTTTGGCACTCAG GTGGTGGTGCTTGAGGCAAGGGAGAGAATTGGAGGTCGAGTGTGGGATGATGCCTCCCTAGGCGTCACTGTGGGTCGGGGAGCTCAAATTGTCAATGGCTGTGTAAACAACCCCATTGCCCTGATGTGTGAACAG ATGGGCATCAAGATGCACAAGCTGGGAGAGCGCTGTGACCTGTTTCAGGAGGGAGGACAGGTAACTGACCCGGCCATTGACAAGCGCATGGACTTCCACTTCAACGCCATCCTGGATGTGGTGTCAGAGTGGAGGAAGGACAAATCACAGAACCAGGACACCCCACTGGGAG AAAAAGTCCAGGAAGTGAAGAAGAACTTTCTTCAGGAGTCTGGGATCCAGTTTAGTGAGTTGGAGGAGAAAGTTCTTCAGTTCCATCTCAGCAACCTGGAGTATGCCTGTGGAAGCACGTTAGACCAG gTATCGGCAAGATCCTGGGACCACAATGAGTTTTTTGCCCAATTCTCAGGAGACCACACTTTACTCACCAAGGGCTACTCTGTTTTACTCCACAAACTGGCCGAGGGCCTCGACATCCGCACTAAGTGTCcg gTCCAGGCCATTGACTACTCAGGTGACGTTGTCAAAGTTATCTCTTCTAATGGGTCCCAGTGGACAGCACAGAAG GTTCTTGTTACAGTCCCATTGACTTTACTTCAGAAGAATGTGATTCAGTTCAACCCTCCACTTCCTGAAAGGAAACTGAAAGCAATTCACAGTCTGGGAGTTGGCATCATAGAAAAA ATTGCTCTTCAGTTCCCGTACAGATTCTGGGACAACAAAATCCAAGGGGCAGACTACTTTGGTCACATCCCACCAAGTCCTGACAAGAGAGGCATGTTCAGTGTCTTCTATGACATGGATCCACAG GGAAAGCAGGCTGTCCTCATGTCAGTTATCACTGGAGATGCTGTACCTGCTGTTCGGGACATGGAGGACAAGGAGGTGGTGGACGAGTGTGTGAAGGTTCTGCGTGAACTTTTCAAGGAACAG GAGGTCCCAGAGCCACTGAATTACTTTGTCACACGTTGGAGCAAAGACATGTGGTCCCAGATGTCCTACAGTTTTGTCAAGACCGGGGGCAGCGGTGAGGCCTATGACATCCTTGCTGAAGACGTACAGGGAAAAGTCTTCTTTGCTGGCGAG GCCACCAACAGGCACTTCCCCCAGACTGTGACAGGAGCCTACCTCAGCGGGGTCCGAGAGGCCAGCAAGATGGCTGCTATGTAA
- the LOC108899019 gene encoding nucleolar protein dao-5, with protein MDFSTADLPTPVAHDSPGKGSSDDDVPLSKLLAKPRSEEKHLTSDDSSDDEPLIKMKTKLESVNKPEKTENTSSRSNGTNNKNADLNTDDSSDNEPLIKIARVSSKAAKKPFPVPPRKSANTKKKDSNTDESTDNEPLIKIARVSSSAAKKPPKKSADTKKKESPVDDDSLDDEPLSEIAKKLKSKHQKKESVVSSRKETPVMKSKRNAALKKVKYAESSSDSSDDEPLATIQRKKTKDAKEQKTSANSKKTKTKLTDRSPKDSSSDDDEPLVNLIANKKKPVKRSTKKTTTPRGGASKKRRGLSDESSDDEPLINLVKKNHAGKQTKTKTKVSTPKKRDTTPKKPRKTLVSGSASNSSDDEPLIKAVKHPQVTKLLKIILERCDGEDAGPTGSLNTVTTEAETQVAEQPTKEKSECSEESSGEE; from the exons ATGGATTTCAGCACAGCCGACCTGCCCACTCCTGTGGCACATGACTCTCCAG GGAAGGGCAGCTCTGATGACGATGTGCCTCTCTCGAAGCTCCTGGCAAAGCCACGCAGTGAGGAGAAACACttaa CTTCTGATGACTCTTCAGATGATGAGCCgctgataaaaatgaaaacaaaacttgaaTCCGTTAATAaaccagagaaaacagaaaacacatcatcCAGATCTAATGgcacaaataacaaaaatgcaG ATTTGAACACAGATGATAGCTCTGACAATGAGCCTCTGATTAAGATCGCAAGAGTGTCTTCCAAAGCTGCAAAGAAGCCTTTTCCAGTGCCTCCCAGAAAATCTGccaatacaaagaaaaaag ATTCAAACACAGATGAGAGCACTGACAATGAGCCTCTGATTAAGATCGCCAGAGTGTCTTCCAGTGCTGCAAAGAAGCCTCcaaaaaaatcagctgatacaaagaaaaaag AATCACCGGTCGACGATGATAGTTTGGATGATGAGCCTCTGAGTGAAATTGCCAAGAAACTTAAatcaaaacatcagaaaaaagaATCTGTCGTGTCATCTAGAAAAGAAACCCCAGTTATGAAATCCAAAAGGAACGCGGCATTGAAAAAGG TTAAATATGCAGAGTCTTCCAGTGACAGCTCAGACGATGAACCGCTGGCAACAatacagaggaagaagacaaagGATGCTAAAGAGCAGAAGACTTCAGcaaacagcaagaaaacaaaaacaaaactaacagaCAGATCACCAAAAG ACAGcagctctgatgatgatgagccCTTGGTGAACCTCATTGCCAATAAGAAGAAACCAGTGAAGAgaagcacaaagaaaacaactacACCACGAGGTGGTGCATCAAAAAAGAGACGAG GACTCTCTGATGAAAGCTCAGATGATGAACCCTTGATTAACCTGGTGAAAAAGAACCAcgcaggcaaacaaacaaaaaccaaaacaaaggtTTCAACTCCAAAAAAGAGGGACACAACTCCCAAAAAGCCAAGAAAGACGCTTGTTTCAG gATCAGCAAGCAACAGTTCAGATGATGAACCCTTAATCAAAGCAGTCAAACACCCACAAGTGACCAAGCTCCTGAAAATAATACTAGAGAGGTGTGATGGTGAAGATGCTGGGCCAACAGGAAGCCTGAACACAGTCACAACAG AAGCAGAAACGCAAGTTGCTGAACAGCCCACAAAGGAAAAATCAGAGTGTTCAGAAGAATCATCAGGAGAAGAATAA
- the LOC108899029 gene encoding probable C-mannosyltransferase DPY19L4 isoform X2 translates to MTELRCRKTETLEGDEEGEEHQNAPELQNERVNEPVSAGDEGSVSNGGAGETSQQRDEGEVKEDDGHQKQEESNRPDTSVKRAKSPSTSGFLQRLVRVFFGCLAAVACGMLYAVYLSTYHDRKFWFSTRQELEREITFQAGSGLYYYYYKHMLAAPSFERGFYELMTDNRTLSGQTINAVERLSLYPELITSFIYRVTGSQDFVEPIYFYIGAVFGLQAVYVTALFVCSWVMSGTWVAGMLAVAWYVINRPDTTKVDHAIPLRDNWALPYFSCQVAALTGFLSNNISSATEMFCYLTMSATTFTFLLVWEHSHYVLFIQGLCLFLLDSFDLVPSRKMADIHKVYLSSLFLAYLFQFQNPTLLSSPLLSLLIGSVLARYFQQKMKMGPLVARVMKLFLHFHLVFTTGITFSYLVKKLIPVSEDDFILKFLEVKFGLNTTTDFVTNFLLCQESFQRPGQDLFLRLTQASVLPFYFLVLTVCLLSTLQTIYRRLSGQPMKTNLRLEDGRVGEQPEVIYHVFHTLLFGGLTLLFDGMKYLWTPYVCMFTAFGVCSPDLWMTVFKWLKLKSIHPVVLSLILSTAVPTIIGFSLWREYCPRVLVELSDLQDFYDPDTVELISWIGSQAPVAAVFAGSPQLLGTVKLFSGSAVTSLPLYSDINLLRRSEDTYQVYAMRSAEEIYKILTSQKTNYVIIEESICNELSLTKGCRIKDLLDISNGHVVYDKGDIYSFSKHGRFCQEIKMNYSPYTNYFTRVFWNRSYHVYKVNSVISFQY, encoded by the exons ATGACTGAGTTAAGATGTCGGAAAACAGAGACTTTGgaaggagatgaagaaggagaggagcaCCAAAATGCACCAGAGCTGCAGAATGAAC GTGTGAATGAGCCGGTGAGCGCAGGGGATGAGGGGAGTGTGTCCAACGGAGGAGCAGGTGAAACCtcacagcagagagatgagGGTGAAGTTAAAGAAGATGATGGTCACCAGAAACAGGAGGAATCAAACAGACCTGATACATCTGTAAAAAGAGCCAAGAGTCCTTCTACTT CGGGTTTTCTTCAGCGTCTGGTGAGGGTGTTCTTCGGATGTCTGGCAGCAGTTGCCTGCGGCATGCTTTACGCCGTGTATCTCTCGACGTATCATGACAGGAAGTTCTGGTTTTCAACTAGACAG GAGCTGGAGCGTGAAATCACCTTTCAAGCAGGCAGTGGGCtctattattactactataaACACATGCTGGCAGCACCGTCCTTTGAACGAG GGTTTTATGAGCTGATGACGGATAACAGGACTCTTTCAGGTCAGACAATCAATGCAGTGGAGCGTCTGTCTCTGTATCCAGAGCTCATCACAAGCTTCATATACAGAGTCACAGGGAGCCAG GATTTTGTGGAGCCGATCTACTTCTATATCGGGGCGGTGTTCGGGCTCCAGGCAGTCTACGTCACCGCCCTGTTTGTGTGCAGCTGGGTGATGAGCGGCACCTGGGTGGCTGGCATGTTGGCTGTGGCCTGGTATGTGATCAACAG ACCGGACACAACCAAAGTGGACCATGCAATTCCTCTGCGGGACAACTGGGCCCTGCCTTACTTCTCTTGTCAGGTGGCAGCTTTGACTGGATTCCTGAGTAACAATATCAGCTCTGCCACCGAG ATGTTTTGCTATCTTACCATGAGTGCCACCACCTTCACCTTCCTCCTGGTCTGGGAGCACAGCCACTACGTGCTCTTCATCCAAggcctctgtcttttcctgctCGACTCTTTTGACCTGGTGCCATCGCGCAAG ATGGCTGACATCCACAAAGTGTACCTCAGCTCCTTGTTCCTGGCCTACTTGTTCCAGTTTCAGAACCCGACCCTGCTCAGCTCGCCGCTGCTCAGCCTCCTGATTGGCTCAGTGCTCGCGAGGTATTTCCAG CAAAAGATGAAGATGGGTCCTCTTGTGGCCAGAGTAATGAAGCTCTTCCTGCATTTCCACCTGGTCTTTACCACAGGGATCACCTTCAGCTATTTGGTCAAG aaacTGATACCTGTAAGTGAAGACGACTTCATATTGAAGTTCCTTGAAGTAAAATTTGGGCTCAACACAACAAC TGACTTTGTCACCAACTTCCTCCTGTGCCAGGAGAGTTTCCAGAGACCCGGGCAGGATTTATTTCTGCGACTGACGCAGGCCTCAGTCCTTCCCTTTTACTTCCTAGTGCTCACTGTCTGCCTGCTGTCCACCCTGCAGACCATTTACAGAAGACTCAG TGGTCAGCCAATGAAAACCAACCTCAGACTCGAAGATGGACGAGTAGGAGAGCAGCCCGAGGTCATCTATCATGTTTTTCACACATTGCTCTTTGGAGGCCtgactctgctgtttgatgG GATGAAGTATTTATGGACGCCCTACGTCTGCATGTTTACAGCATTCGGTGTGTGTTCTCCAGACCTCTGGATGACTGTGTTTAAGTGGCTGAAACTGAAGTCCATTCACCCTGTAGTGCTC TCTCTGATCCTCAGCACAGCAGTTCCCACCATCATTGGTTTCAGTTTATGGAGAGAG TACTGCCCTCGTGTCTTAGTGGAGCTGTCTGATCTGCAGGATTTCTACGACCCAGATACAGTGGAGCTCATCAGCTGGATCGG gtcaCAGGCTCCAGTGGCAGCTGTGTTTGCAGGAAGCCCTCAGCTGTTGGGAACAGTGAAGTTGTTTTCAGGTTCAGCTGTGACCAGTTTGCCGCTTTACTCAGACATTAACCTGCTGAGGAGGAGTGAAGAC ACATATCAGGTGTATGCTATGAGATCTGCAGAGGAAATCTATAAGATTCTGACGTCTCAAAAGACAAACTATGTGATCATTGAGGAGTCGATTTGCAACGAACTCAGTCTTACCAAGGGCTGTAGGATCAAAGACCTGCTCGACATCTCCAATGGACAC GTTGTTTATGACAAAGGAGACATATACTCTTTCTCCAAGCATGGACGATTCTGCCAGGAGATAAAGATGAACTACTCGCCCTACACAAACTACTTCACCAGAGTCTTCTGGAATCGCTCGTATCACGTCTACAAAGTGAACTCTGTTATCTCGTTTCAGTACTGA
- the LOC108899001 gene encoding cilia- and flagella-associated protein 69, which translates to MDSGKVVHRRKPDIPVIRAKGADRSQHLQEVSAKSLELSKVIRLLEDPLTANLKERHLFVLKKLLKRSQIGFLLRELTGIAKILNICAEKVKDHPEYVPILCEALKICRLPFLKERASDELNYAQDVIEFLSHMGCLMRVSDAEVRQQIVESVKSFYSDVAPKQMLDGLQPTSQGYRLQLLELSDLAQTLLLSMATRGEPASHQAAALADPSDPFRLL; encoded by the exons ATGGATTCAGGCAAAGTTGTTCACAGAAGAAAACCGGACATTCCTGTAATAAGAGCAAAAGGAGCTGACAGGAGTCAACATCTTCAGGAG GTCAGTGCAAAAAGTCTTGAACTCAGTAAGGTGATTCGTCTTCTTGAAGATCCTTTGACA gctAACTTGAAGGAGAGGCACCTTTTTGTTCTGAAGAAACTACTGAAGAGAAGCCAAATTGGCTTT CTGCTGAGGGAGCTGACAGGCATAGCCAAAATACTCAACATCTGTGCTGAGAAAGTGAAGGATCACCCTGAGTATGTCCCCATTTTGTGTGAGGCGCTTAAAATCTGTAG GCTTCCCTTCCTGAAAGAGAGAGCATCTGATGAGCTGAACTACGCTCAGGACGTCATAGAGTTCCTCTCCCACATGG GGTGTCTGATGAGGGTGTCAGATGCTGAAGTGAGACAGCAGATTGTCGAATCTGTGAAATCATTCTACAGCGACGTGGCTCCTAAACAGATGCTCGACG GGCTCCAGCCAACTTCTCAAGGCTACAGGTTGCAGCTGCTGGAGCTCAGTGACCTGGCTCAGACGCTGCTCCTCTCCATGGCCACTCGTGGAGAACCAGCCAGCCATCAAGCTGCAGCTCTTGCAGACCCTTCAGATCCTTTCAGGCTCCTCTG A
- the LOC108899029 gene encoding probable C-mannosyltransferase DPY19L4 isoform X1: protein MTELRCRKTETLEGDEEGEEHQNAPELQNERVNEPVSAGDEGSVSNGGAGETSQQRDEGEVKEDDGHQKQEESNRPDTSVKRAKSPSTSGFLQRLVRVFFGCLAAVACGMLYAVYLSTYHDRKFWFSTRQELEREITFQAGSGLYYYYYKHMLAAPSFERGFYELMTDNRTLSGQTINAVERLSLYPELITSFIYRVTGSQDFVEPIYFYIGAVFGLQAVYVTALFVCSWVMSGTWVAGMLAVAWYVINRVNQQSQVTEFSNGTLSYLPDTTKVDHAIPLRDNWALPYFSCQVAALTGFLSNNISSATEMFCYLTMSATTFTFLLVWEHSHYVLFIQGLCLFLLDSFDLVPSRKMADIHKVYLSSLFLAYLFQFQNPTLLSSPLLSLLIGSVLARYFQQKMKMGPLVARVMKLFLHFHLVFTTGITFSYLVKKLIPVSEDDFILKFLEVKFGLNTTTDFVTNFLLCQESFQRPGQDLFLRLTQASVLPFYFLVLTVCLLSTLQTIYRRLSGQPMKTNLRLEDGRVGEQPEVIYHVFHTLLFGGLTLLFDGMKYLWTPYVCMFTAFGVCSPDLWMTVFKWLKLKSIHPVVLSLILSTAVPTIIGFSLWREYCPRVLVELSDLQDFYDPDTVELISWIGSQAPVAAVFAGSPQLLGTVKLFSGSAVTSLPLYSDINLLRRSEDTYQVYAMRSAEEIYKILTSQKTNYVIIEESICNELSLTKGCRIKDLLDISNGHVVYDKGDIYSFSKHGRFCQEIKMNYSPYTNYFTRVFWNRSYHVYKVNSVISFQY from the exons ATGACTGAGTTAAGATGTCGGAAAACAGAGACTTTGgaaggagatgaagaaggagaggagcaCCAAAATGCACCAGAGCTGCAGAATGAAC GTGTGAATGAGCCGGTGAGCGCAGGGGATGAGGGGAGTGTGTCCAACGGAGGAGCAGGTGAAACCtcacagcagagagatgagGGTGAAGTTAAAGAAGATGATGGTCACCAGAAACAGGAGGAATCAAACAGACCTGATACATCTGTAAAAAGAGCCAAGAGTCCTTCTACTT CGGGTTTTCTTCAGCGTCTGGTGAGGGTGTTCTTCGGATGTCTGGCAGCAGTTGCCTGCGGCATGCTTTACGCCGTGTATCTCTCGACGTATCATGACAGGAAGTTCTGGTTTTCAACTAGACAG GAGCTGGAGCGTGAAATCACCTTTCAAGCAGGCAGTGGGCtctattattactactataaACACATGCTGGCAGCACCGTCCTTTGAACGAG GGTTTTATGAGCTGATGACGGATAACAGGACTCTTTCAGGTCAGACAATCAATGCAGTGGAGCGTCTGTCTCTGTATCCAGAGCTCATCACAAGCTTCATATACAGAGTCACAGGGAGCCAG GATTTTGTGGAGCCGATCTACTTCTATATCGGGGCGGTGTTCGGGCTCCAGGCAGTCTACGTCACCGCCCTGTTTGTGTGCAGCTGGGTGATGAGCGGCACCTGGGTGGCTGGCATGTTGGCTGTGGCCTGGTATGTGATCAACAG AGTGAATCAGCAGAGTCAAGTTACAGAGTTTTCAAATGGGACACTGAGCTATTT ACCGGACACAACCAAAGTGGACCATGCAATTCCTCTGCGGGACAACTGGGCCCTGCCTTACTTCTCTTGTCAGGTGGCAGCTTTGACTGGATTCCTGAGTAACAATATCAGCTCTGCCACCGAG ATGTTTTGCTATCTTACCATGAGTGCCACCACCTTCACCTTCCTCCTGGTCTGGGAGCACAGCCACTACGTGCTCTTCATCCAAggcctctgtcttttcctgctCGACTCTTTTGACCTGGTGCCATCGCGCAAG ATGGCTGACATCCACAAAGTGTACCTCAGCTCCTTGTTCCTGGCCTACTTGTTCCAGTTTCAGAACCCGACCCTGCTCAGCTCGCCGCTGCTCAGCCTCCTGATTGGCTCAGTGCTCGCGAGGTATTTCCAG CAAAAGATGAAGATGGGTCCTCTTGTGGCCAGAGTAATGAAGCTCTTCCTGCATTTCCACCTGGTCTTTACCACAGGGATCACCTTCAGCTATTTGGTCAAG aaacTGATACCTGTAAGTGAAGACGACTTCATATTGAAGTTCCTTGAAGTAAAATTTGGGCTCAACACAACAAC TGACTTTGTCACCAACTTCCTCCTGTGCCAGGAGAGTTTCCAGAGACCCGGGCAGGATTTATTTCTGCGACTGACGCAGGCCTCAGTCCTTCCCTTTTACTTCCTAGTGCTCACTGTCTGCCTGCTGTCCACCCTGCAGACCATTTACAGAAGACTCAG TGGTCAGCCAATGAAAACCAACCTCAGACTCGAAGATGGACGAGTAGGAGAGCAGCCCGAGGTCATCTATCATGTTTTTCACACATTGCTCTTTGGAGGCCtgactctgctgtttgatgG GATGAAGTATTTATGGACGCCCTACGTCTGCATGTTTACAGCATTCGGTGTGTGTTCTCCAGACCTCTGGATGACTGTGTTTAAGTGGCTGAAACTGAAGTCCATTCACCCTGTAGTGCTC TCTCTGATCCTCAGCACAGCAGTTCCCACCATCATTGGTTTCAGTTTATGGAGAGAG TACTGCCCTCGTGTCTTAGTGGAGCTGTCTGATCTGCAGGATTTCTACGACCCAGATACAGTGGAGCTCATCAGCTGGATCGG gtcaCAGGCTCCAGTGGCAGCTGTGTTTGCAGGAAGCCCTCAGCTGTTGGGAACAGTGAAGTTGTTTTCAGGTTCAGCTGTGACCAGTTTGCCGCTTTACTCAGACATTAACCTGCTGAGGAGGAGTGAAGAC ACATATCAGGTGTATGCTATGAGATCTGCAGAGGAAATCTATAAGATTCTGACGTCTCAAAAGACAAACTATGTGATCATTGAGGAGTCGATTTGCAACGAACTCAGTCTTACCAAGGGCTGTAGGATCAAAGACCTGCTCGACATCTCCAATGGACAC GTTGTTTATGACAAAGGAGACATATACTCTTTCTCCAAGCATGGACGATTCTGCCAGGAGATAAAGATGAACTACTCGCCCTACACAAACTACTTCACCAGAGTCTTCTGGAATCGCTCGTATCACGTCTACAAAGTGAACTCTGTTATCTCGTTTCAGTACTGA